A region of Drosophila mauritiana strain mau12 chromosome 3L, ASM438214v1, whole genome shotgun sequence DNA encodes the following proteins:
- the LOC117139083 gene encoding 28S ribosomal protein S31, mitochondrial — MLAIRSSQRLGLRSLLPAAFKNVGLVNYSSSQSKNDDGYSSSDDEKPTKKKEKPVETAAQRLNRLLGTMQATDQLSASDFPRPGDANRKRREAQKQEAAAKNVLTAAKNIASMLGTSESDKKQTESELLAKLLGHGSESSAAATGGNQTADAPGSPSGDKELNLSELIVGMKIDRRQQPQQVEQTRGEYVRRSLASRTKPQNRDGAYQRPKRQTKREAESFTGSVNLYGGEPLGIFKDTQLPISNDILSTWSQLSERELSLQASHPPANYFEQMVLWTDQKKVWRFPINNEQDWEDEHNVDFSEHIFLEQHLEDWCPSKGPIRHFMELVCVGLSKNPYLTAQEKKDHIFWFRDYFQAKKDILRDLISKEPSKSISA; from the exons atgttGGCCATACGAAGTTCCCAGAGATTGGGCTTACG TTCCCTGCTACCGGCTGCCTTCAAAAACGTGGGATTGGTCAACTACTCCTCCTCGCAGTCCAAAAACGACGATGGATACTCCTCTTCGGACGACGAAAAGCCCACGAAGAAGAAGGAGAAACCCGTGGAAACGGCGGCCCAGCGACTGAACCGCCTGTTGGGCACCATGCAGGCCACGGATCAGCTCTCGGCATCGGACTTTCCACGTCCTGGCGATGCCAACAGGAAGCGAAGGGAGGCCCAAAAACAGGAGGCGGCCGCCAAGAATGTTCTAACTGCTGCCAAGAATATTGCTAGCATGCTGGGCACCAGTGAGAGCGACAAGAAGCAGACAGAGTCAGAGCTATTGGCCAAACTCCTTGGCCATGGAAGCGAGTCCTCTGCAGCAGCAACCGGAGGAAATCAGACGGCAGATGCTCCGGGATCTCCTTCTGGTGATAAGGAACTTAATCTGAG TGAGCTAATCGTGGGCATGAAGATCGACCGTCgtcagcagccgcagcaggtGGAGCAGACCCGCGGCGAGTACGTTCGCCGCTCGCTGGCTTCCCGAACCAAGCCACAGAACCGAGATGGGGCTTACCAGCGGCCAAAGAGGCAAACCAAACGAGAGGCTGAGTCTTTTACAGGCAGTGTCAATTTGTATGGCGGAGAACCGTTGGGTATCTTCAAGGATACCCAGCTGCCCATTTCCAACGACATCCTTTCAACCTGGTCACAGCTGAGTGAGCGGGAGCTTAGTCTACAAGCTTCCCATCCCCCGGCGAACTACTTCGAACAAATGGTCTTGTGGACAGATCAGAAAAAGGTTTGGCGCTTTCCCATCAACAATGAGCAGGATTGGGAGGACGAGCATAACGTGGACTTCTCGGAACACATTTTCCTGGAACAACATCTCGAGGATTGGTGTCCTAGCAAGGGACCTATTCGCCATTTCATGGAGCTCGTCTGCGTCGGCTTGTCCAAGAATCCCTATTTGACTGCCCAGGAGAAGAAGGATCATATTTTCTGGTTCCGTGACTATTTCCAGGCCAAGAAGGACATTCTGAGGGATCTGATTAGCAAGGAGCCAAGCAAAAGTATTTCTGcttaa
- the LOC117139082 gene encoding E3 ubiquitin-protein ligase mind-bomb: MSCAATLSSAKDSTNANASGGGGVGGGGAPTNSNTNTNTNTQSTAVGVVVSSAAGGGVGVGGGGGAGGSLPGGNTSSSSASATGGVAAGGGGNSAAALVRRFSMEGVGARVIRGPDWKWNKQDGGEGHVGTVRNFESAEEVVVVWDNGTAANYRCAGAYDLRILDSAPTGVKHEGTMCDTCRQQPIFGIRWKCAECINYDLCSICYHGDKHHLRHRFYRITTPGGERTMLEPRRKSKKVLARGIFPGARVVRGVDWQWEDQDGGVGRRGKVNEIQDWSSASPRSAAYVIWDNGSKNLYRVGFEGMADLKVVNDAKGSNVYRDHLPLLGENGPGKGPHGFQIGDKVTVDLDLEIVQSLQHGHGGWTDGMFECLSNAGMVVGIDEDHDIVVAYNSGNRWTFNPAVLTKVSSPTTAPPEFQVGDIVKICSDVESIKILQRGHGEWADAMQLTLGKIGRVQQVYHDNDLKVEVGNTSWTYNPLAVCKVASSTASDGSCAPVIPSSERLSAILKKLFEPNVSGDATEEFVKAAANGFAARCEEYLAGAAQPSTSSASPSSGPDVNVNGVFAGHTALQAASQNGHIEVIQVLLRHAVDVEIEDKDGDRAVHHAAFGDEAAVIEILAKAGADLNARNKRRQTSLHIAVNKGHLNVVKTLLTLGCHPSLQDSEGDTPLHDAISKEHDEMLSLLLDFGADITLNNNNGFNALHHAALKGNPSAMKILLTKTNRPWIVEEKKDDGYTALHLAALNNHVEIAELLVHMGKANMDRQNVNLQTALHLAVERQHVQIVKLLVQDGADLNIPDKDGDTPLHEALRHHTLSQLKQLQDVEGFGKLLMGLRNANNKKASASIACFLAANGADLTLKNRKQQTPLDLCPDPNLCKTLVKCYNERKTDDSELPGNVAGTSSNARARAASGSLNQSSSANMPLSSLAASSTFPAASSSIFALNGIANEMSQSLHEDPPKSSASLDECLVCSDAKRDTVFKPCGHVSCCETCAPRVKKCLICRETVSSREKIDECLVCSDRRAAVFFRPCGHMVACEHCSALMKKCVLCRTQIDEILSFSLCCGGSGRPEKVSVAAGAMATVGLPLPDDRFMEAAAAAACANASGHSVAMNNTVVTPVAGSSNQLNSQNNLLAAAAASSNVSNLAAAGNAMVAPSNVNNFQMDDVQKLKQQLQDIKEQTMCPVCFDRIKNMVFLCGHGTCQMCGDQIEGCPICRKTVEKRILLF; encoded by the exons ATGTCTTGTGCGGCCACCCTCTCGTCGGCCAAGGACTCCACCAACGCAAATGccagtggtggtggtggtgtaggaggaggaggagcaccGACAAACAGCAATACCAACACTAACACCAACACACAGTCCACAGCTGTGGGTGTGGTAGTGAGCAGTGCAGCGGGCGGAGGTGTTGGTGTTGGTGGCGGAGGAGGTGCGGGTGGTTCCCTTCCCGGTGGCAACACCTCCTCATCCTCCGCCTCCGCCACCGGTGGCGTTGCAGCGGGCGGCGGCGGCAATTCGGCAGCGGCACTTGTCCGAAGATTCTCCATGGAGGGCGTGGGTGCCAGGGTGATCCGCGGACCGGACTGGAAGTGGAACAAACAG GACGGCGGCGAAGGACACGTGGGCACCGTTCGCAATTTCGAATCCGCCGAGGAGGTGGTCGTGGTCTGGGACAATGGAACCGCTGCCAACTACCGCTGCGCCGGAGCCTATGATCTGCGCATCCTGGACAGTGCACCCACGGGCGTAAAGCACGAGGGCACCATGTGCGACACTTGCCGCCAGCAACCGATCTTTGGCATACGCTGGAAATGTGCCGAGTGCATTAACTACGATTTGTGCTCCATATGCTACCACGGAGATAAACATCATCTGAGGCACCGTTTCTACAGGATCACCACGCCAGGAGGAGAACGAACCATGCTGGAACCGCGTCGTAAGTCCAAGAAAGTGCTCGCCAGAGGCATATTCCCGGGAGCTCGTGTGGTTCGCGGCGTGGATTGGCAATGGGAGGATCAGGACGGAGGCGTTGGTCGGCGTGGCAAGGTCAACGAGATCCAGGACTGGTCTTCGGCCTCGCCAAGATCGGCCGCCTACGTGATTTGGGACAATGGCTCCAAGAATCTGTACCGCGTAGGATTTGAGGGCATGGCAGATCTAAAGGTCGTTAACGATGCCAAGGGTAGTAACGTTTACCGGGATCATCTGCCACTGCTGGGCGAAAACGGACCAGGAAAAGGGCCACATGGCTTCCAGATCGGCGACAAGGTCACCGTGGATTTAGATCTAGAAATCGTTCAGTCTCTGCAGCATGGACATGGTGGCTGGACCGATGGCATGTTCGAGTGCCTAAGCAACGCGGGAATGGTTGTGGGCATCGATGAGGATCACGACATTGTGGTGGCTTACAATTCCGGAAATCGCTGGACATTCAATCCAGCTGTCCTCACAAAAGTATCCTCGCCAACCACTGCTCCGCCCGAGTTTCAAGTGGGCGACATTGTCAAGATCTGTTCGGATGTGGAGAGCATCAAGATTTTACAGCGAGGACACGGCGAGTGGGCTGACGCCATGCAATTGACTCTGGGAAAGATCGGTCGCGTGCAGCAGGTCTACCATGATAACGACCTTAAAGTGGAGGTGGGCAATACTTCGTGGACCTACAATCCGCTGGCCGTTTGCAAGGTGGCTTCTTCCACTGCCTCCGATGGGAGCTGCGCTCCAGTTATCCCCAGTAGTGAACGTCTCTCGGCCATTCTCAAAAAGCTGTTCGAACCAAATGTCTCCGGCGATGCCACTGAGGAATTTGTCAAGGCAGCAGCAAATGGATTTGCA GCACGTTGCGAGGAGTACTTGGCTGGGGCAGCTCAACCCTCGACCTCCAGTGCCTCGCCCAGTTCTGGACCGGATGTCAATGTGAATGGTGTGTTTGCCGGACATACTGCTCTGCAAGCAGCCAGCCAGAATGGCCATATTGAAGTGATACAGGTACTACTACGGCACGCCGTCGACGTAGAAATTGAGGACAAGGACGGAGATCGCGCTGTCCACCATGCCGCGTTTGGTGATGAGGCGGCGGTGATCGAGATATTGGCCAAAGCCGGGGCGGACTTAAATGCACGCAATAAGCGAAGGCAGACGTCTCTGCACATTGCTGTCAACAAGGGCCATTTGAACGTAGTGAAGACGCTTCTAACGCTAGGTTGCCATCCAAGTTTGCAAGATTCCGAGGGCGATACCCCCCTACACGATGCCATATCTAAGGAGCACGACGAGATGCTGTCCCTGTTGCTGGACTTCGGGGCTGACATCACGCTAAACAACAATAATGGATTCAATGCATTGCATCATGCTGCTCTCAAGGGTAATCCCAGTGCCATGAAGATCCTGCTCACCAAGACGAACCGTCCGTGGATtgtggaggagaagaaggatGATGGCTACACAGCACTGCACCTGGCAGCACTTAACAACCACGTTGAAATTGCTGAGCTACTAGTGCATATGGGTAAGGCCAATATGGATAGGCAAAATGTGAATCTCCAGACGGCTTTGCATCTTGCTGTGGAGCGTCAGCATGTGCAGATCGTCAAGCTGCTGGTGCAGGATGGTGCAGATCTAAACATCCCCGACAAAGACGGGGATACTCCGCTGCATGAAGCGCTGCGACATCACACTCTCTCGCAGCTGAAGCAACTGCAAGATGTGGAAGGATTTGGTAAGCTCTTGATGGGCCTGAGGAATGCTAATAACAAGAAGGCCTCTGCTTCAATTGCATGCTTCTTGGCTGCCAATGGAGCTGATTTGACTTTGAAGAATCGCAAGCAGCAGACCCCGCTGGACCTGTGCCCGGATCCCAATCTCTGCAAGACCCTGGTCAAATGCTATAACGAAAGAAAGACCGACGACTCTGAGTTGCCCGGAAATGTGGCTGGCACGAGTTCGAATGCCAGGGCAAGAGCAGCCAGTGGTAGCTTAAATCAGTCCTCCTCAGCCAATATGCCGCTCTCCAGCCTGGCTGCCTCATCCACTTTCCCAGCTGCCTCATCTTCCATATTTGCGCTCAATGGCATCGCCAACGAAATGAGCCAGTCCCTGCACGAGGATCCTCCGAAATCGTCAGCCAGCCTGGATGAGTGCTTGGTTTGCTCGGATGCCAAGCGGGATACGGTGTTTAAGCCCTGTGGCCATGTCAGTTGCTGCGAGACCTGCGCTCCGAGGGTGAAGAAGTGCCTCATCTGTCGGGAGACCGTCTCCTCGCGCGAAAAGATCGACGAGTGTCTGGTGTGCTCGGATCGCAGGGCAGCCGTTTTCTTCCGCCCCTGTGGCCATATGGTCGCATGTGAGCACTGCAGTGCTTTGATGAAAAAGTGCGTCCTGTGTCGCACGCAAATCGATGAGATATTATCCTTCAGTCTCTGCTGCGGAGGAAGTGGCCGACCGGAGAAGGTGTCCGTGGCAGCTGGAGCGATGGCAACAGTGGGCTTGCCGCTGCCCGACGATCGGTTCATggaagctgcagcagctgcagcttgTGCCAATGCTTCCGGCCATAGCGTGGCCATGAACAACACCGTGGTTACACCGGTGGCGGGCAGCAGCAATCAGTTGAATAGCCAGAATAATCTGTTGGCCGCTGCAGCAGCCTCTTCGAATGTCTCGAATCTGGCAGCAGCTGGAAACGCGATGGTGGCTCCTTCCAATGTCAACAACTTCCAGATGGATGATGTCCAAAAGTTGAAGCAGCAGTTGCAGGACATCAAGGAACAG ACTATGTGTCCTGTCTGCTTCGACCGCATAAAGAACATGGTCTTCCTATGTGGCCACGGCACGTGCCAGATGTGCGGCGACCAGATTGAGGGGTGTCCCATTTGCCGCAAGACCGTGGAAAAACGCATCCTGCTCTTCTGA